The DNA sequence GGCGCAGGCGGTGGATGAACTGACGCGTTTACGCACCGACAGCATGACTCCGATCGAAGCCCTCAACAAGCTGGATGAGTTGACTCGACGCCTGCGCGGCGATTGATTCTTGCCGGGATTGTCACGGTCTTCGCGACATTCCCAGGAACCCCATGGCCACCACCACCGGCGCCGAACGCCTCATTGCCGTCCTCCCCGAGCACCTGATCGACCAGATCGCGGCGGGGGAGGTGATCGAACGGCCCGCCTCGGTGGTGAAGGAACTGGTCGAAAATGCCCTCGACGCCCGCGCCGGCCAGATCGACATCGCCGTCAAGCAGGCGGGCGCCGAGGAAATCCGGGTGGTTGACAACGGCGCCGGGATGAGCCCGGCCGACCTGCCGCAGGCGATCCTGCGGCATGCCACTTCGAAGATTCGCGACGCCGAGGACCTCGACGCGATCCTCACCTTCGGGTTCCGTGGCGAGGCGCTGGCGGCGATCGCCTCGATCGCGCATCTGGAGATCGTGTCGCGCCGCCGTCAGGATGAGGCGGCGGCGATGATGTTCTGGGAAGCCGGGACCCGCAGCGACAGCGGCATCATCGGGGCGCCGGTCGGGACCGCGGTCACCGTGCGCCATCTGTTCTACAACACCCCGGCGCGGCGCGAGTACCTGCGCGCGCCGACCACCGAGATCAAACGCATCATCGAGACCGTGATCGACTTCGCCGCCTGGCACCACCGGGTGGGTTTCACGCTCCTGCTTGATGGCAAGCCGGCGTTGCAGGTCGCCCCGGCGGAGCGTCTGGAGGATCGTCTCGCCGACCTCTTTGGCGCGCGCATTCGCGAGTTGCTGGTGCCGTTCGCCGCCGGCGACGCCGAACTCGGGGTCAGCGGGTTTGCCGGCAAGCCGGAGCTGTCGCGCTCGTCGCGGGACCGGATTCTGCTCTATGTCAACGGACGCCGTGTCTGGTCGCAGTCGCTGCAGCATGCGGCGACCAATGCCTATGGCGAGACCATCCCGCGCGGGAGGTACCCGTTTGCGGTGATCGCGGTCGCGGTCAATCCGCGTCGGGTCGATGTCAATGTGCATCCGACCAAACGCGAGGTCCGTTTCGCCCACGACCGCGCCGTTTACGATCTCATCTACTACGGCATCAACAAGGCGATCTTCGCCTCGCCGCGTACCGCCCCGACCCTGGAACTGAAGCCCTCCTATACGCCGCCGGTGACCAGCGAGCGATTGCCCTTCCCGCCGGTCACGGTCGTCGATCCCGTCGCTGCGCACACTCCGGCGATTCCGTCGTCAATCGGGACCGATTTGCCGCACGTGGCCGAGGTCATCGCAGAGCCCCACGCGCCAGTTGCCGAGAGAGGAGAGGCAGACACAGGCGTCGTGGTCACCCGCGACCAGCGGATGCAGGAACAGGCCGTCCCCGATGTCGCCAGTTTCTGGCAGTTTCGCGATCTCTACATCGTGACCGTCGTTGGCGAGGAGCTCTGGGTGATCGACCAGCACACCGCGCATGAACGCATTCAATATGAAGCCATCCTGCGGCGTGCGCTGGAGCGCCGCCCCGAGACCCAGCGGATGCTCTTCCCGGAATCGATCGATCTTGAACCGCGCGAATGGCAGACTTACGAGCAAGCCGGCGACGTGGTCGCTTCGCTGGGATTCGAAGTGCGTGCCTTCGGCCAGCGCACGGTCCTCCTGGAAGGGGTTCCCACCGGTTTGCGGGTGAAAAACCCGGTCATCCTCTTTCGTCGTGTGCTGGAAGATGTCGAGACCGCCCGTCGCGGCGGCGAAGATCTGCTCAAGGCGGCGGCCGCCTCGGCCGCCTGCCGCTCGGCGGTCATGTCGGGGGACCGTCTCAAGCCGGAGGAGATGCAGTCGCTGTTTGCGCGCCTGATGCACACTGAAAACCCGTTCTCGTGCCCGCATGGACGCCCCACCGTCGTGCGCATCCCGATCTTTGATTTCGACAAGAAGTTCTGCCGCGCGTAACTCTCTCCGCCCCGCCCCGGCTATCGCCTCGTTCGGCGGGTCCTGAAAGCGGACCCACCTCACGATGCTAAGGACAGACAGGAATGTCCGTCCTCCTCAACACAAAGATTCCAACCCGGTCGCGGCCAAGAGCGCCGCGACCGGTATGGAATGACGGATTACTTGATGAACAGGGGTCGGATATTCCTGTCTGACCTGCCATCGCCAATTGAGGGCCGCTTTTGGGCCCCCGATTGGCGATGGCATATGCTCCGATACGGATTACACTTTCGTGGTTGCTGATTGCGAAGAGGTGCTCCAGAGGCGGAAGGTGCCGACGCCTTTGCACTTGGCGCAGTACCAGGTCGCCTCGTGCTCGCGATTGCCGCATTTGGAGCAGATGTAATCGGTTTCCGAGAAGGCGGCGGCATCGAGCAGGTGCTCGACCTCGTTGGCCACCTGCGGCCAGCGGTTCATCCGCGCCAGGGCGCTGATGATCCCGGCGCGCGCCGCCACGTTGTCGGAATCGATTTCCATCACGTGACGGTACTGCTGAATGGCGCGGTCGTATTCGCCCTTCTTGCGCGCCAAATCGGCCAGGCCGATCAACGCGGCGGTGTTGTTGGGATTCTTCTCGAGAATCCGGTCATAGAACTTGGTGATCTCGCCGTACTGCCCCAATTCAAAATAGGCGCGCTCAAGACGTCCGAAGACCAGATGCGCCGCGTCGGTGTGGGCGCTGGCCAGACGCGTCCACCACTCGACCGCCTCATCGGCACGGCCATCTTCCCAATAGGCGTCGCCGAGGTAGAGCAGGGCGGGGATGCAGTTGGGATCGTGGGAAAGCGCTTCCTTGTATTCGACGCGGGCCTCGTGCTTTTTGCCCTGCGCGGCGAGCTTGGTCCCGGCCAGCGTCTTGTAGAGCGCCAGCGATTGCCCGTCCTTTTGTCCCGAAATCTTCAGCGCCGTCTTGCGCGCCTCGTAGGCCTCGTCGAACCGCCCGGTGGATTCATAGAGCGAGACCAGCTGCGTCGCCGCCCAGAGGTGCTCCTTGTCAAGCTCGAGGATCTTCAAAAGCGAGCTTTCGGCGAGCTGATGGTTGGCGGCGGCGAGGTAGTCCTGCGCCAGCGCCTTGTGCACGGCGATCTGCGCCGACTTGGAGAGCCCCAGACGCAGCGTCAACTCTTCATGCACACGGATCGCGCGGTCGAACTTGCCGCGTTTGCGCAGCAGGTCGCCCAGCTTGAGGTAGGCGTCGATGTTGCTGGAATCCTCGTTGGCGGTCATCTTCAGGCGCTCGAAGGCGGTGTGATCGTCGCCATCGACCAGCGCCCGCAGCGCCTCCATGTAGAGCTTGGGCGCCTGGCTGGTCCGACGGCGCGAGCTGCGGGTCCAGGCGTAGGCAAACAACGCCGCCCCGATCGCGAAGATCCAAAACACGGTCCAGCCGAATCCGGTAAAGTCCATAACGCGCCCTCGGTCTTAAGTCACCGGCACGGACACTCCCTGTCCGGGCTATATCTCATCCAGCTCTTCGATCGTGCGGTTGCGGTAGCTGGCCATCTCCGCCTCCAGCCGCTTGCGGGCGCGACGCTCGGCGCGCAGGTCGGCGTGCAGACGAAAGACATAGGTCATGCCGAGGATCGCCGCCACCACCATCCCGGCCAGCATCGACCAGTAGACCACCACCACCATCGGGACGTCATAGTACTGGTGCCAGATCAGGTCCACGGCGGGGATGCGCGGGCCGGAGTTGTAGACGGAAAACCCAATGACAACCGCCAGGACGATCAAGAGTAGAATTATGCGAACGACCCACATAGGCGGCCCCCTGTGTCAATGCCGAAGTCTATCATGCTCTATCGGCCGGCGCAACCCAATTCGGAGCCGCGGGCGGCACAAAAAAATGAGGTTGAACAGGTTGCCCGAAGGTGATAATGTGTGTTTTCAGCCGCGCTGATTGGGTGCCCTCCGGCCCGCGCGGCCGGCCTGCCCCCGTGGTGTAATGGATAACGCACCAGCCTCCGGAGCTGGTGATACAGGTTCGATTCCTGTCGGGGGTACTCTCGGCAAATGGACAGAACGCCCGCCGCCGCTCCGATCCCCGCCGCCATGCCGTCTGTGCCCGCCTTGCCACGCATCGCCGTGGTCATCCCGACGCTCAACGAGGCGTCGACATTGCCCCAGACACTGGCCGCGCTGGCCGCGCAGGACTACCCGGCGGAGTTGACCGAGATCCTCGTGCTCGACGGCGGCTCCAGCGACGGCACGCGCGAGATCGTCGCGGCGCACCGCGGCCGCCCGGTCCACCTGCTGGACAACCCCGGACGCACGACCCCGGCGGCGATCAATCTGGCCCTGCGATGGACCGACGCCGACGCGATCCTGTGGTTGTCCGGCCATTGCCTCCTGTCCCCGAACTATGTGTCGGCGGTGGCCGCGGCCTATGCCGAACGCCCCCGCCGTGTTTGCGGGGGACGCCTCGAGGTCCATGGCCAGGGTTGGCGCGGAGGTCTCAACGCGCTGCTTTTGTCCTCGCGCTTCGGCACCGGCGTTTCGCCGCTGCGGTTCGGGCGAAAACCCGGCCCGAGCGACTCGGTGACCTTCGCCCTGTTTGACCGTCAGATGCTCGTTGAAATGGGCGGGCTGGATGAATCACTGGCGCGCAATCAGGACAACGATCTCTTCGGCCGTTTGCGCCAGCAGGGCGTGGAGTTCTGGCGGGTCGATGCCGAAGCGACCTATCTGGCGCCGTTCACGTTCTCCGGTCTCTGGCGTCGTGCCTTCCTTAACGGGGCTTGGAGTCTTTGGGGGCATCGCCGCGGACGCGGCGGGCATCACTGGTGGCATTTTGCGCCCATGGCCATGGTCGGAGCGGGGACGCTCCTAGCTATGCTTTGGTTCGCCGGACTGAGTGCGGCCGGGTGGATTCTGCTGTCGCTGGCGGGTCTCTATGCCGCGATGGCGATTGTCTCGGCGCTGACGGTGGCATTGCCATCGCGCCTGCCCTGGGCTGTCCCGGTGTTGCCGGCCTTGTTTTTCATTCACCATGTCATCTATGGGCTGGGCAGTTGGACTGCCCTTTTGCGCGCCAATCCGGTGCCGCCGCGACCGGCGGTCTCAACCTGAGGAGGAGTCCGATGTCACTGCCAATTCTCTGTTCCGCCGCACGTCCGTCGGAACTGCTGTCCGACCATCTGCTGGCGGTCTTCCTGCCGCCGAAGGGAAAGCTGCCGGCTTGGGTTCGCGAGCTGCCCTATGATCTGCGCGCGGCGCTGGAGAAAGCCGCCGCGTCGCCGTCCTTCACCGGTAAGATCGGCGCCACGCTCGTGGTTCACAGCGCGCCGGGGCAGGCCATACTCGTCGGCACGGGCGACGGTGTCGCCGGCAGCGAGTTATTGCGCCGCACTTATGGCGCGCTGGTCACCGCGGCGCGCCAGCACAAGTTCGCCAAGGTCGCCGCGCCGCTGCCGCCCGGGGCCGATGCCGCCGCCGCTGCCGAAGCGGCGACTGTCGGCGCCGGCCTCGCCAACTACCGCTTCGATCGGTACCGCTCCGAGACCACCCGGGACAAGATTCCCCCGACCATCGCGGCGCTCACATTCTTCGACCCCTCGGCCGCGCGCCGACGCGCCGCGGAAAAAGGCATCGACAGCGGATCGGTCATCGTCGAAGCGGTCGGCCGTGTCCGTGACATGGTCAACACTCCGGCCAACGACCTCAACCCCAAGACCTATTCCGAAGTGGCCGCCGGCTGGTGCCATGAGGCGAAGGTCAAACTCCAGGTCCTCGGCCCGCGCGAGATCGAGCGCGCCAGGATGGGGTGCGTGATGGCGGTGGGGATGGGATCGGCCAACGAGCCGCGCTTCCTGATCGCCAACTACTTCGGCAACAAGCGCCGTTCCAAACAGATCGATGTCGCCCTGATCGGCAAGGGCGTGACCTTCGACACCGGCGGCATTTCCATCAAGCCCTGGCAGGACATGTGGGAGATGCGCGGCGACATGGCCGGCTCGGCCGTGATGCTGGCCGCCACCTGCGCCGCCGCGAAGATGAAACTGCCGCTGAATATCGTCACGCTGACTCCGCTGGTGGAGAACATGCCTTCCGGGCAGGCGTACCGGCCCGGCGACATCCTGCGCTCGCTCTCCGGCCAGACGATCGAGATCAACTCGACCGACGCCGAAGGCCGTCTCATTCTCGCTGACGCGCTGACGTATGCCCAGCGTTTCGATCCGGCGGTGATCGTTGATATCGCCACGCTCACCGGCGCGATCAAAGTCGCGCTTGGCGATGTCTACTGCGGCATCTTTACCGACGCCGACGCCCTGGCGCGTGCGGCCCAGGCCGCGGCCGCCAAATCGGGCGAGCGGGTGTGGCGCATGCCGATGCATGCCGACTATGACGAGAAGCTGGCGACCGTGGTGGCCGACATGCGCAACTCGGCCGGCCGTGACGGCGGCGCCTGTATCGCCGCCGGATTCCTGCGCAAGTTCGCCGGCAGCTACCCGTGGCTGCACATCGACATCGCCGGCGTCGATTTGGAGCCCAAGGGCCACGCCTACTGCCCCAAGGGCGCATCCGGCTTCGGCGCCCGTCTTGTGATTGACCTGTTGCGTGAGTCCAAACTGACCGCGCTGCGCCCCGCGAAGCCGAAGGGCGGGAAACGGCGCTGATGGCCGCCCACGGCCGCCTCGGAACGGTGCGCGCCGCGCTGTTTGATCTGGACGGCGTCTTCCATGTTGGCGACCGGCTGCTGCCCGGCGCGGTCGCGACGCTGGCGTTCCTGCGCGAGCGCGGCATCCCGTTTCGCATTATCACCAACACCACCACCCGGTCGCGCGCCTCGCTGACCGAGAAGCTGCGCCGTCTGGGGTTGCCGCTTGCGCCCGGCGATCTGATCACCGCGCCGTACGCCGGCGCGTTGTACCTGCGCGCACGTCCCGGCGTGCGCTGTCGTTTTGTCATGACCGCCGACGCCCGCGGGGAGTTCGCCGCATTCACCGACTGCGACGACCGGCCCGACCTGATCGTGCTCGGCGACATCGAAGACCAGGTCAGTTACGCGCTGCTCAACTCGTTGTTCAATCAGATCATGGCCGGCGCCGAGCTGATCGCCATGCACAAGGGCCGCTACTGGCAGGTGCCGGAGGGGTTGAAAGTCGATCTGGGGCTGTTTGTGGCCGGTCTGGAGTACACGACGGGCAAACCGGCGACGATCATCGGCAAACCCGCGCCGCTCATCTTCGAGATGGCGATGCGTGAGTTGAACGTCACGCCAACCGACTGCATCATGATCGGCGATGATCCGGTCAATGACATCGGCGGGGCGCAGGCGCTGGGCATCCGTGGGGTGTTGGTGCGCACCGGCAAGTACCGTCCCGGCGACGAAGCGCGCGGGTCAATCGCCCCTGATACGGTCATCGATTCGCTTCTTGGCCTCCCGGAACTCCTCGGTCGCTGAGAGAAAACAGACTCGCCCTCCCCGGTGGAAGGGGAGGGCGAGGATTGCAGGCATCGGTTTCCGGCGGTGCGGGCCTGCGCCGGTCAGATCTCGCGCCATGCCACTTTGGCGTAATGCTTCTTCAGTTCCCAATCACGCAACGAGCGATCGTAATGGAAGTTCGAACCGCCGTTGTCCTGGGCCACATTGCCGACGTAGGCGCCGTAGAGATCGGAACCGCCGATCAGCCGGATTTCGGTGTCGGGGGCGTAGACAACCGACGAGACCTCGGCGCCGCCGTTGATGCGGATTTCCGCGCCGCGGCTGTAAATCTGGCATTGGATCGGTTTGCCGGTGATGTTGACGCGCGCCTGTGAGTTCATCGTGATGTTGCCGTCGATGTAGATCTTCGCGGTGGCCCCGGAGGCTATGACGATGTTGCCCTGAATGTCCATGCTGGAGAAGTAATAGATGCCATCGGCCAGGGTGAGCGTGTTGCCCGGGTTGACGCGCAGGGCTTTGCTGCCGCTGTTGTAGTTGTACGAGCCGGAGAGTCCGGCCGGCGCGCTATTGTTGGCCTTGGCATAGTTGATGTCAGCGACCGACACCGGATCAAACACCTGCATCGGCGCCGTGGTGGTCGTGTCGCCGCCCACATAGGCCGATCCGTCGATCGACAATTCTCCCGCCGAAGCCGAGCCGGCATCGCCGTTGATCTCGGCGTCGCCATTGATGTCAACGTAGCCATTACTGCCCACGTCGCCGTCGGTGAGCCGCTTGGTGGCCGCGTAGCTGCCCGAATCGGAATCATACGAATCGGTGTAGGTGCCGCCCAGCAGGTCCATGTGGTCGTCGGCGAAGGCCGCCCAGCGGAAGGGGCGCGCCGGCGCCAGCTTGACCTCGACGCCCGTCTGCGCGCCGGACCGTGTCGCGATCGAGCGCAGCACCAACGTGTCGCCCAAGCTGGCCTGAACCGTCTTGTCAATAACGGTCACGTTGTATTGGCCGCCGGCGAAGGCCACATTGGACAGGCCGGTGCGCCAGGTCGACGTGTCGCGGATGATGCCGTAGGCGTGCTCCACACCCGCCTCGGCCAGGTAGAAGGACCGCGTGTCCTGCTGGAAGTTCTCGGAGATCGCCATGTCGGTGCTGGACATCTGCACCGCCGAGATCCCCAGAAGCGAGATCATCATCATCACGGCCAGCGCGATCAACATGGCGGCGCCGCGTTCGTTGCGCCTGTCATTCATATTGCCTCCTTCGATCATGCCCGGCTATAAGTTGCGCAGACGGACCTGCGTCTCGAACGTGCGGCGGCGATACCCGTCGCCGGCGATCAGGGCGCTGTCGGGCTTGGGGGCGCGCGCGGTCAGCGAGATGTCGATCAGATTCGGCCCCAACCGTGTCAGCGCGAACGATTCCACATTCTCCGCGAGGACTTCGGGCGTTTCGCCCTTGAATTGACGGTACAGATTGGTCTGCGCCTGGTCGTCGGTGGCCACGAAGTACAGCGTCGTGTCGACCTCAGCGGTGGCGTCGTCGCGCTGGTAGATCGTCAGCGAATCGGCGCCGAGCGTGTAGGCCGGGTGGCTTTTCAACTGGTAGCCGCCCATGCGTAGCGCCCCGGCGATCTCGTCCAGCGACGCCCGCACATTCTGCTGGACCGCGGCGACGTCGTTTTCCACCAGCCAGGTCTTGTGCTGCGAGATGTAGAACTCCATCGCCGCGCCCGCCACCAGAAACGTCAGGAAGCACGCGATCAGAAGTTCAATCAGCGTCATGCCCCGTTCCGACTGCCAATAGTGTCTGATCGTTCTCACGGCGGTCCTCAGTTCTTGGTCGTGTACGTGGTGAAAGTGAGCGTGCGCGCCAGCCCCGACGCGTCGGTCCAGTTGACGGTCGCGTCCACCTTGTAGACATGCGCCGGAATCGACGACGTCACCGTCTTGTCGGTGATCCGCGTCGTCACCGTGTACTTACCGCCATCGAAGGTGCTGGTTTGCACAAAGGGGATGGTCGGAAACCCGACGGCGCCGATTTTCTGCTCGATCATCTCCTGCGCCGCGGCCACCACGCTGGTGATGTTTTCGCTGTGCACGCTGCCGCGCACCGAGATTGCCATCAGCGGCGCCAACCCCAGAATGCCGAGGGTCAACACGACCATGGCCGCAAGCACTTCGATGAGGGAGAGCCCCTTTTGATTCGATCCAATCTTGCGCAATCGACCCAGCATATCATCCGCCTTCCGTCGCTTCAGAGTCCGTCTTGCCGCTGACATAAGCCAATGCCGTGCCAAGAGTCCGCATTCCGTGACGAACCCATAATCCGCCGGGTGACAGCGTCTTACGCGCAGTGCCGTCGGGACGCGCCGAGGTCCGTGATGCCAAGCAGTGGCTGCATCGGGCGGAGGTATGGGATCATGCCCATTGTCGGAAATGCGGATGGAGATGCGGTCGGAGGGCGTTGGCGCTTCTACCGCGAGCGCGGCGGCTGGCCGGCCAGCGATTCCGGCGCGCGCCAAATGATCGCGTTGAGCAACGGCGTCCCCGGCGGCAGCTTTGCCGGATCGAGCAGGTTGTCGTCATACGACCAGTCGCGCGCCGGCGGGCTGTAGGTGCCGTCGGCGTCGCTCCATGGGCCCGTGGCGTATTCCGACTCCCACAGTTGCGCCATCGCGCCGCGCCAGTGGAAGGTGCGGCCAGCCCAATTCTCCAGAAAGCGCGTCAGATTGTGGACTCCACCCGACATCACCCCGGCGCGTGTCGGCACATGCCCGGCGATGATCGAGACGTTGCAGGTGGTTCCGGCGGCGTCGCGATACTCGAGACTCTTGGCGGAATGCTTGTCCTGCCAGCCATTGGAGAGCACCGTGTATGCGTCGGCGATGATTGCGGCCGGTTGCGGATCAATGACATTGTAATCGCCCCGGGTGTAGACCGGGTTGTCGCTGGCCACCGTCAGCGGTGCGGCCAGATGCGTGCCATTGACGAGACGCGCCGCCCGCAGGTCGGGTCCGCGCCGCCCATCGTGGATGTAGACGATGCCGTTGGCCGGCCGGCAGGAGCCGGCATTGAGTCGGGCGATGTCGATTTCAAGCGCCGCGACACGCCGCTTCTCGCGGGCGTCGTAAAACTGCGCGCGGCGCAGTACGCCGGCCGCTTCCAATTGCGCGGTGACATCGACCCAGGCGTCCTCGCGCCGGTGGAAGGCGGCGCCGTCGATGATCTTCAGCCCGGCTTTCAATTCGTAGGAGTCGATATTGCCGTTTGCGGCGGGACGGATGATGTCGCGCGGAGCGCCGCCGCCGGCCAGGGCCAGCGTCAGGCGTGTGACACCATGCGCCGAATCCTGTACCCGACCGCCCCAACGTGTCAATGCTGCCGCCCGCCAATCCGGATGACGATGATCCAGCCACACACCGTCGGCCAGCGCCATCGACCGATAGAGGCCGCCCCGGTCGCGGATCTGCACCGGGCCATCATAGTTTTCCTCGCGTGACGCCGGATGCTTGCCATGCAGAATCCGTCCGGCGGCGGTGCAGAATGATTCGAGATTCAGCCCGGTGAAGGCATCGAGATACATGTCGGCGTTGGTGTGCACACGGCCGTTGATTGACAAGGCCGTGCCGGGGTGAAGTTCGAGCACATCATCATAGAAGACCGCGAAGTGAAACAACGGCACCAGGGCATGATCGAGCGGAATGCGCACGGTGGCGGCCGTGGCGCCCGGCAGCCGCGCCAGGACGTCATAGCGGCGCACGGTGGCCATCAGTTCCTCGCAGGGGCCGGCGGTCAAGCGCCGCCGCGACGCGCCACCGGCCGGCAGAATCTCATAGGTTATCGCATGCGCTGCCGGCCATTGCGAATCGCCGCCGGCCAGGGCCAACGCCGGCCGGGCGGAATCAATTGCGGCGCGGAATGCCTCGAGGGCATACGCGGCCGCCGCATCGGCGGTATACGCCGCCGTTTGATCGTCGAATGTGTACGACACCGACTCGGGCGGCTCCGATGACCGCGGCCACAAGGCAAATCCCGCCGCCGCCGCGCCCAGCGCCAACAACAGTGCAACGGCCGTCGCCGCCGAATGACGCCAAGGCGCCAACGCCGGCGAAGGCGAAGAGGTGGACTCGTGTGTTCGGGCCAGGGACACGTTGTCTCTCCCGAGGCGAGTCTTCCGCCCGTCGTTTGAACCGCGCGACAATTGGGCCATGCCGACTTCGCCTGCGGGCCCGGACAGAATTGTGCGCGCCGGCGGCGTTGAGTCGCCGTCTCATTTGCACGGTTCTACAACCGAACGCCGTAAACCGGATGCCGGATGATGATGTATTCGGGAGCGCGCCTCATCCTGCTGTCGGGCAATGAATAAGCCGGGGCCGTCGGGAGGGTGGGGATGGCACGCGGAAATAAATCATGACTTCAACGACGGCTGATTCCCCGTCTGTGTCGGCGCAATCCCTCACCGGCGGCGGTCCGCCTTCGTTGCGCGCTCGCGGTGCGGGTGGCGACAACGCATTCGGCATGATGGCGCCATTTGATCCGAAGGCGGCATATATGACCGTTTTTGTCGCCTTCTCCGGCGTCGCTGTCAAAAAGGGTAGCTAAACAGCCCCGTTCTGTCATAAAGCGGAGCGCAATTGTTACTGTTTGCGCCGGGATTCCGTAACGTTGTTGTGAGTGGACGCGACGGCGTATCCACGAGTCGATTGCTGGGAACACATTCGCTCTACGGAGGAAAGGGGCACCGCATGCAGTTCACCAAAGCCGAGGAGTACGGATTGTTTGGCGCCGTGCATCTGGCCAAACAGCCGCGGGGCACTGTCGTGTCGCTGACCGAGATCTCGCAGGCGCAGAACATCCCCGACAAGTTTCTGGCGAAGATCTTTCAAAGCATGACCCGCGCCGGCATTCTCAAGTCGCACCGCGGCGTGCGTGGCGGCTTCTCGCTGGTCAAGGCGCCGAAGAAGGTCAGCATCGCCGAGATTCTCAACGCCATCCAGGGAGACACCGACCCGATCAAATGCGTTTCCAACGGTTCGCCTTGCTCAAAGAGGGGCGACTGCGCGGTCCGCGACGTGATCCTGGAGGGGCGCCGGATGATGTTTACCTACTACGAGAAGCAAACGCTTGAGGAATTGTCGTCGCGCGTGAAGTAACCGTGCTGCACTGACCGCCAGATCCCTGCCAGCGCCGGAGTGTGCGTCCGGCGCCGCTTCACGAATCTTACGCATCCCTCCGAGGGCGGCCCCGCCGCCCTCGTGGCATAAACGGGCGCGCCCGACGGCGCCGACCTCAGCCGAGCGCCAGTTTGCCCGAATGTCGGTTAATCCGCGTCGGGTAATGCCCGGAGAAGCAGGCGGTGCAGAAGGCGTTTTGGGGATGGCTGGATAGCGACAGCATGCCCTCCAGCGACAGGTAACCAAGCGAGTCGACGCCGAGGTAGGCGCGGATCTGTTCGACCGTGCGCGTCGAGGCGATCAACTCCCCTTTGGTGGGCATGTCGATGCCGTAGAAGCAGGGGGAAATGATCGGGGGGGAGGCGACGCGGAAGTGCACTTCGCGCGCGCCGGCGGCACGCACCATTCGCACCAGCTTGCGCGCGGTGGTGCCGCGCACGATCGAATCATCGACCATCACCACCCGCTTGTTCTGCAGCACGCCGCGCACCGGGTTGAATTTGATCTTCACGTCCAGGTCGCGCAGTTTCTGATCGGGCAGGATGAAGGTGCGTCCGACATAGTGGTTGCGGATCAGGCCCAACTCCAGCTTGAGGCCCGACTCCTCGGCGTAGCCGATGGCGGCGGTGTTCGACGAGTCGGGGACTGAGATCACGATGTCGGCATCGGCCGGACGCTCGATGGCCAGCTGGCGGCCGAGGCGGCGCCGCACCTTGTCGACATTCTCGCCGAAGATCATCGAATCGGGGCGGGCGAAATAGATGTACTCGAAGATGCAGTGCGCGCGGCGCTCGCTGCGCGGCAGCTGGCGGGTCGTCAGGCCCTTTTTGGAAATCGCGAGAATCTCGCCCGGCGCGATGTCGCGGATGTAGCGCGCGCCGATGATGTCGAAGGCGCAGGTCTCCGAGGCCACCACATACGACCCGTTCAGCTTACCCAGGGACAAGGGACGGAACCCCCAGGGATCGCGCGCCGCGATCAGCTCATCGGGTGTGAGGATGACAAAGCAGAAGGCGCCCTCGAAGTGCGACAGCGCGTCGGCGACGCGCGCGACCGTGTCGCGCTTCTTCGAACGGGCGTACAGG is a window from the bacterium genome containing:
- the mutL gene encoding DNA mismatch repair endonuclease MutL, producing the protein MATTTGAERLIAVLPEHLIDQIAAGEVIERPASVVKELVENALDARAGQIDIAVKQAGAEEIRVVDNGAGMSPADLPQAILRHATSKIRDAEDLDAILTFGFRGEALAAIASIAHLEIVSRRRQDEAAAMMFWEAGTRSDSGIIGAPVGTAVTVRHLFYNTPARREYLRAPTTEIKRIIETVIDFAAWHHRVGFTLLLDGKPALQVAPAERLEDRLADLFGARIRELLVPFAAGDAELGVSGFAGKPELSRSSRDRILLYVNGRRVWSQSLQHAATNAYGETIPRGRYPFAVIAVAVNPRRVDVNVHPTKREVRFAHDRAVYDLIYYGINKAIFASPRTAPTLELKPSYTPPVTSERLPFPPVTVVDPVAAHTPAIPSSIGTDLPHVAEVIAEPHAPVAERGEADTGVVVTRDQRMQEQAVPDVASFWQFRDLYIVTVVGEELWVIDQHTAHERIQYEAILRRALERRPETQRMLFPESIDLEPREWQTYEQAGDVVASLGFEVRAFGQRTVLLEGVPTGLRVKNPVILFRRVLEDVETARRGGEDLLKAAAASAACRSAVMSGDRLKPEEMQSLFARLMHTENPFSCPHGRPTVVRIPIFDFDKKFCRA
- a CDS encoding tetratricopeptide repeat protein, encoding MDFTGFGWTVFWIFAIGAALFAYAWTRSSRRRTSQAPKLYMEALRALVDGDDHTAFERLKMTANEDSSNIDAYLKLGDLLRKRGKFDRAIRVHEELTLRLGLSKSAQIAVHKALAQDYLAAANHQLAESSLLKILELDKEHLWAATQLVSLYESTGRFDEAYEARKTALKISGQKDGQSLALYKTLAGTKLAAQGKKHEARVEYKEALSHDPNCIPALLYLGDAYWEDGRADEAVEWWTRLASAHTDAAHLVFGRLERAYFELGQYGEITKFYDRILEKNPNNTAALIGLADLARKKGEYDRAIQQYRHVMEIDSDNVAARAGIISALARMNRWPQVANEVEHLLDAAAFSETDYICSKCGNREHEATWYCAKCKGVGTFRLWSTSSQSATTKV
- a CDS encoding lipopolysaccharide assembly protein LapA domain-containing protein produces the protein MWVVRIILLLIVLAVVIGFSVYNSGPRIPAVDLIWHQYYDVPMVVVVYWSMLAGMVVAAILGMTYVFRLHADLRAERRARKRLEAEMASYRNRTIEELDEI
- a CDS encoding glycosyltransferase, producing MDRTPAAAPIPAAMPSVPALPRIAVVIPTLNEASTLPQTLAALAAQDYPAELTEILVLDGGSSDGTREIVAAHRGRPVHLLDNPGRTTPAAINLALRWTDADAILWLSGHCLLSPNYVSAVAAAYAERPRRVCGGRLEVHGQGWRGGLNALLLSSRFGTGVSPLRFGRKPGPSDSVTFALFDRQMLVEMGGLDESLARNQDNDLFGRLRQQGVEFWRVDAEATYLAPFTFSGLWRRAFLNGAWSLWGHRRGRGGHHWWHFAPMAMVGAGTLLAMLWFAGLSAAGWILLSLAGLYAAMAIVSALTVALPSRLPWAVPVLPALFFIHHVIYGLGSWTALLRANPVPPRPAVST
- a CDS encoding leucyl aminopeptidase, producing MSLPILCSAARPSELLSDHLLAVFLPPKGKLPAWVRELPYDLRAALEKAAASPSFTGKIGATLVVHSAPGQAILVGTGDGVAGSELLRRTYGALVTAARQHKFAKVAAPLPPGADAAAAAEAATVGAGLANYRFDRYRSETTRDKIPPTIAALTFFDPSAARRRAAEKGIDSGSVIVEAVGRVRDMVNTPANDLNPKTYSEVAAGWCHEAKVKLQVLGPREIERARMGCVMAVGMGSANEPRFLIANYFGNKRRSKQIDVALIGKGVTFDTGGISIKPWQDMWEMRGDMAGSAVMLAATCAAAKMKLPLNIVTLTPLVENMPSGQAYRPGDILRSLSGQTIEINSTDAEGRLILADALTYAQRFDPAVIVDIATLTGAIKVALGDVYCGIFTDADALARAAQAAAAKSGERVWRMPMHADYDEKLATVVADMRNSAGRDGGACIAAGFLRKFAGSYPWLHIDIAGVDLEPKGHAYCPKGASGFGARLVIDLLRESKLTALRPAKPKGGKRR